In one window of Arachis ipaensis cultivar K30076 chromosome B06, Araip1.1, whole genome shotgun sequence DNA:
- the LOC107605737 gene encoding probable protein phosphatase 2C 55: MPSNNYFSKLSSIVQKKGGIKCCSEVLIGQGRLWFGLDSRLFHSMNFSSCMDLNRIGGVGLTSSSELGRRTLSVADTLSRTVSTPSISGPSFQVCGYHIGRSLSRPEQFSAATKPQSKTMASPLPRAMFGECYLDNPNLKCGCRSPSIKNRSNIGLSKSLANGKKVMMSLENNHRPDNSVIYGYFVYSAAKTWFSSHAYTEPWSKGFHSSLASSSSVGPAHDVHFDSSWEEQLANSAESAEQKNPVCQNLKLVSGSCYLPHPDKEETGGEDAHFICSQEHAIGVADGVGGWADSGVNAGFYSRELMSHSVDAIQEEPKGSIDPARVLEKAHSITKAMGSSTACIIALTDQGLNAINVGDSGFMVIRDGCTVFRSPVQQHGFNFTYQLGTNGDLPSSGQVFTIAVAPGDVIVAGTDGLFDNLYNNEITAVVVHAVRAGFGPQVTAQKIAALARQRALDKNRQTPFSTAAQDAGIRYYGGKLDDTTVVVSYITGTKNA; the protein is encoded by the exons ATGCCATCCAATAATTACTTTTCAAAGCTAAGTTCAATTGTGCAGAAGAAGGGTGGAATCAAGTGCTGTTCTGAGGTTCTGATTGGGCAAGGGAGATTGTGGTTTGGTTTGGATTCAAGGCTTTTCCATTCTATGAATTTCTCATCCTGTATGGACCTTAACCGAATTGGTGGTGTTGGATTGACTTCAAGTTCAGAACTAGGAAGGAGAACCTTGTCTGTAGCCGACACGTTGTCGCGTACAGTTTCGACTCCATCCATATCAGGGCCTTCATTTCAGGTCTGTGGATACCACATTGGTCGTTCACTTTCTAGACCTGAGCAGTTTTCGGCCGCCACGAAACCTCAGAGTAAAACTATGGCTAGTCCCTTGCCCAGAGCTATGTTTGGAGAATGCTATTTAGATAACCCAAATTTGAAGTGTGGTTGCCGATCACCGTCGATAAAGAATAGGAGTAATATCGGTTTAAGCAAGAGTTTGGCCAATGGGAAAAAAGtcatgatgagtttggaaaataaTCATCGGCCAGATAATTCAGTGATTTATGGATATTTTGTTTACAGTGCTGCAAAGACATGGTTCAGTTCTCATGCTTACACAGAGCCTTGGTCTAAAGGTTTTCATAGCTCGCTGGCATCATCTTCCTCGGTTGGGCCTGCTCATGATGTACATTTTGACTCCTCCTGGGAAGAGCAGCTAGCAAATTCTGCAGAGTCAGCTGAACA GAAAAACCCTGTGTGCCAAAACCTCAAGTTAGTATCAGGATCATGCTACTTGCCTCATCCCGATAAAGAAGAAACTGGTGGAGAAGATGCCCATTTTATATGTTCACAGGAACATGCAATTGGTGTGGCCGATGGTGTTGGTGGCTGGGCAGATAGTGGTGTTAATGCCGGATTTTACTCTCGTGAACTCATGTCCCATTCGGTAGATGCTATTCAGGAGGAGCCTAAAGGTTCAATTGACCCTGCTAGGGTGCTGGAGAAAGCACACTCAATTACAAAAGCTATGGGTTCCTCTACAGCATGCATCATCGCACTTACTGACCAG GGTCTTAATGCTATTAATGTGGGAGATAGCGGGTTTATGGTGATCCGTGATGGGTGCACTGTATTCCGATCCCCTGTGCAGCAACATGGCTTCAATTTCACCTATCAGCTTGGTACTAATGGTGATTTACCTAGTTCTGGTCAG GTTTTCACAATTGCTGTTGCTCCTGGAGATGTCATCGTCGCCGGTACAGATGGTCTGTTCGATAACTTATACAACAACGAGATTACGGCGGTCGTGGTTCACGCTGTAAGAGCTGGATTTGGTCCGCAGGTGACAGCCCAGAAGATAGCTGCGTTGGCGCGTCAACGAGCGTTAGACAAAAACAGGCAGACCCCTTTCTCGACTGCGGCTCAAGATGCCGGAATTCGTTACTATGGCGGCAAGCTTGATGATACTACAGTTGTAGTTTCATATATTACTGGCACAAAGAATGCATAA
- the LOC107647815 gene encoding DEAD-box ATP-dependent RNA helicase 38-like — MGKHTGISSHCAVPTDSRDSIQIQKREKIKAQVVIGTPGTIKKWISFKKLEVTKLTILVFDEADQMLAEDGFKDDSLRIMKEIEKFNSSCQVLLFSATFNDIVKNFVERTVKKDHNKLFVKKEELSLAAVRQFKVHCPNELSKIEVIKDYIFELGENVGQTIIFVRTRQSAKMLHKSLVEMGYLVTSIQGALDHEERDKIVKEFRDGLTQVLISTDVLARGFDQQQVNLVINYDLPIKHTAEYTREFEPDYEVYLHRVGRAGRFGRKGAVFNLIYDEKDERLMSKIENHFGTRVSEVREKSVEDYKAALKEAGLLQA, encoded by the exons ATGGGGAAGCACACAGGGATTAGCTCGCACTGTGCCGTTCCGACAGATAGCAGGGattcaattcaaattcaaaaacggGAGAAAATTAAGGCTCAGGTGGTTATTGGGACTCCTGGCACCATCAAGAAGTGGATTTCTTTCAAGAAATTGGAGGTGACCAAATTGACGATTCTTGTCTTTGATGAGGCTGATCAAATGCTTGCTGAG GATGGTTTTAAggatgattccttgaggataatgaaagaaatagaaaaattcaaTTCTAGCTGCCAG GTTCTTCTATTTTCTGCCACATTCAATGACATTGTCAAGAACTTTGTTGAGAGGACAGTTAAAAAGGACCATAATAAACTTTTTGTTAAGAAAGAAGAGCTTTCTTTAGCTGCTGTGAGGCAGTTTAAAGTGCACTGCCCCAATGAGTTGTCGAAGATTGAGGTGATAAAAGATTACATATTCGAATTAGGAGAAAATGTGGGCCAAACCATCATATTCGTGCGCACGAGACAGAGTGCAAAAATGCTGCACAAGTCACTTGTCGAAATGGGCTATTTGGTTACTTCGATACAAGGTGCTCTTGACCATGAAGAGAGAGACAAAATTGTCAAAGAGTTCAGAGATGGTTTGACTCAAGTTCTTATATCCACGGATGTTCTTGCTCGAGGCTTTGATCAGCAACAG GTCAATTTGGTTATCAACTATGATCTCCCAATAAAACATACTGCGGAGTATACACGGGAATTTGAGCCTGATTATGAGGTGTACTTGCACAGAGTTGGTAGGGCTGGTCGATTTGGCCGCAAGG GGGCTGTGTTTAACCTAATATATGATGAAAAAGATGAAAGGCTGATGTCAAAGATCGAGAACCATTTTGGCACCCGTGTATCAGAG GTACGAGAAAAAAGTGTTGAAGACTATAAAGCTGCACTCAAAGAAGCCGGTTTACTACAAGCATAG
- the LOC107605735 gene encoding arabinosyltransferase RRA3 — MAGRRDALLSKDKAHSSLFFRSPIAAAVLVGVIVGCVFAFLFPHGLFFGPHHRKLKTRISHPQMVSSVACVLPEQVNALKTDILAAREKNSELKKQVRSLMEKLRMAEQGKGHALEQVVVLGEKHKAGPFGTVKGLRTNPTVAPDESVNPRLAKILKDVAIYKELIVCLATYNVKEMLELWFTNIKKVGIPNYLVVALDSETEEFCKLNDVPVYRRDPDKYVDSVAKAGNNHAVSGLKFRILREFLQLGYGVILSDVDIVYLQNPFDHLYRDSDVESMSDGHNNMTAYGYNDVFDEPSMGWARYAHTMRIWVYNSGFFYIRPTIPSIELLDRVATRLSLDPKAWDQAVFNEELFFPSHPGYDGVYAAKRTMDMYLFMNSKVLFKTVRKSNPLKKLKPVIVHINYHPDKFERMKAVVDFYVNGKQDALDNFPDGSEW, encoded by the exons ATGGCGGGTCGAAGAGACGCGTTGCTGAGCAAAGACAAAGCCCACTCCTCCCTCTTCTTCAGATCTCCGATCGCCGCCGCCGTCCTCGTCGGCGTTATCGTCGGCTGCGTCTTCGCATTCCTCTTTCCCCATGGCCTCTTCTTCGGTCCTCATCATCGCAAACTCAAAACTCGAATTTCACATCCTCAg ATGGTTTCATCTGTCGCGTGTGTATTGCCGGAACAAGTTAATGCGCTGAAAACCGATATTCTGGCAGCGAGGGAGAAGAATTCTGAGCTCAAGAAACAGGTCAGGAGTCTAATGGAGAAGCTGCGGATGGCGGAGCAAGGAAAGGGTCATGCACTGGAGCAGGTTGTTGTGCTGGGTGAGAAGCACAAGGCTGGGCCTTTTGGCACTGTCAAGGGTCTCAGGACTAATCCAACCGTGGCTCCGGACGAATCCGTGAATCCAAGATTGGCAAAGATCTTGAAGGATGTTGCTATTTATAAAGAACTTATAGTTTGCCTTGCAACCTACAATGTGAAGGAAATGTTGGAGCTCTGGTTTACCAACATCAAGAAGGTTGGCATACCTAATTACTTAGTAGTTGCCTTAGACAGCGAAACCGAAGAATTCTGCAAATTGAATGATGTTCCGGTATATAGAAGAGATCCGGATAAATATGTTGATTCAGTCGCCAAGGCTGGTAATAACCATGCTGTCTCTGGATTGAAATTTCGTATTCTAAGAGAATTTTTGCAGCTGGGTTATGGTGTTATTCTCTCGGATGTTGATATTGTATACTTGCAGAACCCATTTGATCATCTTTATAGAGATTCAGATGTGGAATCAATGTCTGATGGCCACAATAACATGACAGCCTACGGTTATAATGATGTCTTCGATGAACCTTCAATGGGTTGGGCGAGGTATGCTCATACGATGAGAATATGGGTTTACAACTCTGGTTTCTTTTACATAAGGCCTACTATTCCATCAATCGAGCTCCTAGATCGTGTCGCTACCCGGCTTTCCCTGGATCCAAAAGCATGGGACCAGGCCGTTTTCAACGAAGAGCTCTTTTTCCCTTCGCATCCTGGTTATGATGGAGTTTATGCAGCCAAGAGAACAATGGATATGTACCTTTTTATGAACAGCAAGGTTCTGTTCAAGACAGTTAGGAAAAGCAATCCACTTAAGAAGTTGAAGCCGGTGATTGTACATATTAACTACCATCCTGATAAATTCGAAAGAATGAAGGCAGTGGTTGATTTCTATGTCAATGGAAAACAAGATGCGCTGGATAATTTCCCAGATGGTTCTGAGTGGTAA
- the LOC107605733 gene encoding methyltransferase-like protein 2 (The sequence of the model RefSeq protein was modified relative to this genomic sequence to represent the inferred CDS: added 49 bases not found in genome assembly) encodes MAESQKPSSFNESGIYFFNDDSNAVFLDPVRVLNRSYNRFNVSPSTYYPRFFESPRNEPLSTTVTTSEQQPKRKRKRNKKKEPPPLNAREQIANRRHQEVRPLLLKAHESLLQCTEMLDVLRTLRNDSCGCSEREHESVQHSFIDLAREVLLLEVTLNMPLREPQQQLIEINDDFANVQCCEQRVLPAFNNLVTNDTEDDTVAEILNNHYIVPRQSYFYMSDLGQIRNLIPANADSGFNLIVVDPPWENASAYQKSRYPTLPNRYFLSIPIKQLTHTDGALVALWVTNREKLRSFAENELFPAWGVGYAATFYWLKVKANGSLIGDIDLFHHRPYECLILGYIAGKVNNSSNHSKFKPVKDHHVIMTIPGDYSRKPPIADLLLDYVPGLRPPRCIELFARELTAGWVSWGNEPLHFQDSRYFVKR; translated from the exons ATGGCGGAGTCACAGAAACCGTCGTCGTTTAACGAATCTGGCATATACTTCTTCAATGACGATTCAAACGCCGTTTTCCTGGACCCCGTTCGCGTTCTTAACCGTTCCTATAACAGATTCAATGTCTCTCCTTCCACCTACTATCCTCGTTTCTTCGAATCTCCGCGTAACGAACCTCTCTCGACCACCGTAACTACCTCGGAACAACAACCAAAACGGAAACGGAAACGGAACAAGAAGAAGGAACCTCCACCGTTGAACGCCAGAGAACAAATCGCCAATCGTCGTCACCAG GAAGTAAGGCCTTTGTTGTTGAAGGCACATGAGAGTTTGCTACAATGTACCGAAATGTTGGATGTATTGAGAACCTTGAGAAATGATTCTTGTGGCTGCTCA AAGTGCTGCTCTTGGAGGTGACACTGAATATGCCTCTCCGTGAGCCTCAACAGCAGCTAATTGAGATTAATG ATGACTTTGCAAATGTGCAATGCTGTGAGCAGAGGGTGCTTCCTGCATTCAATAATTTGGTCACTAACGACACTGAGGATGATACTGTAGCTGAAATTTTGAACAATCATTATATAGTGCCTCGACAGAGTTATTTTTACATG TCTGATCTGGGACAGATTCGCAATCTAATTCCTG CTAATGCTGACTCTGGTTTCAACCTTATAGTAGTAGATCCACCATGGGAAAATGCTAGTGCCTACCAGAAATCAAG GTACCCAACCCTGCCCAACAGATACTTTTTATCCATTCCTATTAAGCAACTTACTCACACTGATGGTGCACTTGTAGCCTTATGGGTGACCAACAGAGAGAAGCTTCGCAGTTTTGCAGAGAATGAGCTTTTTCCTGCATGGGGAGTTGGCTATGCTGCTACTTTTTATTGGCTAAAG GTGAAAGCAAATGGATCCTTGATTGGTGATATTGATCTCTTCCATCATAGACCATATGAATGCCTTATCCTGGGATACATTGCTGGGAAG GTGAACAATTCTTCTAATCATTCAAAATTTAAACCTGTGAAGGATCATCATGTGATTATGACCATTCCCGGTGATTACTCAAGAAAGCCCCCAATTGCAG ATTTGTTATTGGATTATGTTCCTGGGCTCCGACCTCCTCGATGCATAGAACTGTTTGCTAGAGAACTGACAGCTGGTTGGGTTTCATGGGGTAACGAACCCCTTCACTTCCAAGATTCTAGATATTTTGTCAAAAGATAG
- the LOC107605734 gene encoding protein BRASSINAZOLE-RESISTANT 1, with translation MASDGATSAATSRRKPSWRERENNRRRERRRRAIAAKIYAGLRAQGNYNLPKHCDNNEVLKALCAEAGWAVEEDGTTYRKGCKPPLANNGAGTSSRNTPFSSQNPSPLSSSFPSPIPSYQVSPTSSSFPSPFRLDGENTSNLIPYLRNAIPASLPPLRISNSAPVTPPLSSPTSRNPKPIPTWEAIAKESMSSFSYPFFAASAPASPTHRQFYTPATIPECDESDTSSTIESGQWLKFQAFGPSASAMPTSPTFNLVNPVAAQHYVPDKAIQGLRISSAEEFGVQPQVKPWVGEKIHEVGLDDLELTLGSGKARS, from the exons ATGGCTTCCGACGGTGCTACATCGGCGGCGACTAGCCGGAGGAAGCCGTCGTGGCGTGAGAGGGAGAACAATCggaggagagagaggaggaggagagcTATAGCGGCCAAGATCTACGCTGGTTTGCGAGCTCAGGGGAACTATAACTTGCCGAAACACTGTGATAACAACGAGGTGCTTAAAGCTCTCTGTGCTGAAGCTGGTTGGGCCGTTGAAGAAGACGGAACCACGTATCGCAAG GGCTGCAAGCCACCGCTGGCCAATAATGGTGCAGGCACTTCCTCCAGAAACACACCTTTCTCTTCACAGAATCCTAGTCCTCTGTCTTCATCTTTTCCAAGTCCAATTCCTTCCTACCAAGTCAGTCCTACTTCCTCCTCTTTCCCGAGTCCTTTCCGTTTGGACGGAGAGAACACATCGAACCTCATTCCATACCTTCGTAATGCTATTCCTGCATCCCTCCCTCCTCTTAGGATATCAAATAGTGCCCCTGTGACACCACCACTCTCATCGCCAACTTCAAGAAATCCTAAACCGATTCCCACATGGGAAGCTATTGCAAAAGAATCCATGTCGTCTTTTAGTTATCCTTTCTTTGCAGCTTCGGCCCCCGCTAGCCCCACACACAGACAATTTTACACCCCGGCAACTATCCCGGAATGTGACGAGTCGGATACTTCCTCCACCATTGAGTCTGGCCAGTGGCTGAAATTCCAAGCATTTGGACCCTCTGCATCGGCGATGCCAACATCTCCAACCTTCAATCTTGTTAACCCTGTAGCGGCTCAGCACTATGTGCCTGATAAAGCAATCCAAGGGCTAAGGATAAGTTCAGCAGAAGAGTTTGGGGTACAGCCACAGGTAAAGCCTTGGGTCGGAGAAAAAATTCATGAGGTAGGATTGGATGATTTGGAGCTTACACTTGGAAGCGGAAAAGCACGGAGCTAA
- the LOC107605738 gene encoding uncharacterized membrane protein At1g75140 has product MACSQKGKFFMFFLLLFFCYVHVFSNPIDPESLSSCSLQPHHDSSSCSEAVSEQPQQPNHVNQEVLFSKLEELVRNLSEIVSRLESKLPEVVDSDRSGIQGEGKSNYRNSVDFVDRKTSREGVIEDEEEFEGKFRNGKKKKGTSVTKYTPFWSERFQFSSAVKLGSDATCINVLPFRDHEGLSKYVAVGDKNGKLYVFLRTGDVLVELGSSLDSPVTAMVSYTSAYKNESFLVTGHENGGILMHRVWEGSGGEDWSSLFMENVGTRFVSPGNEGEGSPVSILEVHYVGRMKYILSTDANGKIKVFKEDGTFHGSVVPSSRPLIFLKQRLMFLTETGAGSLDLRGMKIKESECEGLNQSVARNYVFDATERSKAYGFTSEGDLIYILLLGDVMNFKCRVRYKKKMDMEEPVALQAIKGYLLVVNPEKAFVFNVSSPHYVRIGLPRLVFSSSLDELRSSFLNYPSASLDSESKVIPLIASDREKLVVVGLGGGYIGVYHSNLPIYKGEFNTMLWTSPVLFFLLFLFAAWHFFAKKKEALTSWGPDDPFSSTSAPTGAPLASGSGDRSFVDSSSRSAEVMDLRGGPLRGPSRRYGSPSRYPGGATSSYRLGSADHNPRPASVDPDFRGASELKYRATTMEPPGFPKRRDPLFAGNQGANDRS; this is encoded by the coding sequence ATGGCGTGTTCACAAAAAGGCAAGTTTTTTATGTTCTTTTTGCTCTTGTTTTTCTGTTATGTTCATGTTTTTAGTAACCCAATAGACCCTGAATCATTATCATCATGTTCATTACAACCTCATCACGATTCATCATCGTGCTCTGAAGCTGTTTCTGAACAACCCCAGCAACCAAATCATGTGAATCAAGAGGTTTTGTTTAGTAAGCTTGAGGAGCTTGTGAGAAATCTTAGTGAAATTGTTTCAAGGTTAGAATCTAAGTTACCTGAGGTTGTTGATAGTGATAGATCAGGGATTCAGGGAGAGGGTAAATCCAATTATAGGAATAGTGTTGATTTTGTTGATAGAAAAACATCAAGAGAAGGGGTtattgaagatgaagaagaatttGAGGGTAAATTTAGGAATGGAAAGAAAAAGAAGGGAACGTCTGTGACAAAGTACACTCCTTTTTGGTCAGAGAGGTTCCAATTTTCTTCTGCTGTGAAATTAGGTTCTGATGCAACTTGTATAAATGTTTTGCCCTTTAGAGATCATGAGGGTTTGAGTAAGTATGTGGCAGTTGGTGACAAAAATGGGAAACTGTATGTGTTCTTGAGGACTGGGGATGTTTTGGTTGAGCTCGGGAGCTCGTTGGATTCTCCTGTCACGGCGATGGTTTCATATACATCTGCTTACAAGAATGAGAGTTTCCTGGTGACTGGTCATGAAAACGGGGGAATCTTGATGCATCGGGTTTGGGAGGGATCGGGTGGCGAAGATTGGAGTTCTCTTTTCATGGAGAATGTTGGTACTAGGTTTGTGTCGCCCGGGAATGAAGGGGAAGGGTCACCAGTGTCCATCTTGGAGGTTCATTATGTTGGGAGGATGAAGTACATTCTTTCAACTGATGCCAATGGGAAGATCAAGGTTTTTAAGGAAGACGGTACGTTTCACGGTTCAGTTGTTCCGAGTAGTAGGCCACTAATATTCTTGAAGCAACGGCTAATGTTTTTGACAGAGACTGGTGCAGGGTCATTGGATTTGAGGGGAATGAAAATCAAAGAATCTGAGTGTGAAGGGCTAAACCAGTCGGTTGCTCGGAATTATGTTTTTGATGCCACTGAGCGTTCCAAAGCATACGGATTTACCTCGGAGGGGGATCTGATCTATATCTTGTTGCTGGGAGATGTAATGAACTTTAAGTGCAGGGTTAGGTACAAGAAGAAGATGGACATGGAAGAGCCTGTGGCTTTGCAAGCAATTAAGGGCTATTTGCTAGTTGTTAACCCGGAAAAGGCTTTTGTGTTTAATGTTTCGTCTCCACATTATGTGCGAATTGGCCTGCCTCGACTTGTTTTCTCCTCTAGCCTTGACGAGCTAAGGTCATCGTTCTTGAATTATCCATCGGCAAGTTTGGATTCAGAATCAAAGGTGATACCCTTGATAGCTAGTGACCGTGAGAagcttgttgttgttggtctTGGAGGTGGCTACATTGgagtatatcactctaatcttcCTATCTACAAAGGGGAATTCAACACCATGCTATGGACTAGCCCGGTATTGTTCTTCTTACTCTTCCTATTCGCGGCTTGGCATTTTTTCGCCAAGAAAAAGGAGGCGCTTACATCTTGGGGACCGGATGATCCTTTTAGCTCCACATCAGCCCCAACCGGTGCTCCTTTGGCATCCGGTTCTGGAGACAGGTCTTTCGTAGACTCGTCTTCGAGAAGTGCTGAAGTTATGGATCTTAGAGGTGGACCTCTCAGAGGTCCATCAAGAAGGTATGGATCTCCTTCGAGGTACCCTGGAGGAGCTACAAGCTCCTATAGACTTGGTTCTGCAGATCATAATCCTAGGCCGGCTTCCGTTGATCCGGATTTCCGGGGGGCGTCCGAGCTGAAATATAGGGCGACGACAATGGAGCCTCCGGGTTTCCCCAAAAGAAGAGATCCCCTGTTTGCAGGGAATCAAGGTGCAAATGATCGCAGTTGA